One genomic segment of Pseudomonas sp. p1(2021b) includes these proteins:
- the crcB gene encoding fluoride efflux transporter CrcB — protein MIALVAAVSAGGIAGTLLRFATSNWVAAHWPRHFYLGTLAVNLVGCLLIGLLYGLFLHKPLAPVELRAGLIVGFLGGLTTFSSFSLDTVRLMESGQVPLALGYSAISVVGGLLATWAGLSLTKF, from the coding sequence ATGATTGCCCTGGTCGCCGCGGTCAGTGCTGGCGGTATCGCCGGCACGCTGCTGCGCTTCGCTACCTCCAATTGGGTCGCTGCCCACTGGCCACGCCACTTCTATCTCGGTACGCTGGCGGTCAACCTGGTCGGCTGCCTGCTGATCGGCCTGCTGTACGGCCTGTTCCTGCACAAGCCGCTGGCACCGGTCGAGCTGCGCGCGGGCCTGATCGTGGGCTTTCTGGGCGGCCTGACGACATTTTCCTCTTTTTCGCTGGATACCGTGCGCCTGATGGAAAGCGGGCAAGTACCGCTGGCCTTGGGCTACAGCGCGATCAGCGTAGTGGGCGGGTTGTTGGCCACCTGGGCCGGCCTGTCCTTGACCAAATTCTGA
- the serS gene encoding serine--tRNA ligase, whose amino-acid sequence MLDSKLLRGQLQEVADRLASRGFSLDVARIESLEERRKAVQTRTEQLQAERNARSKSIGQAKAKGEDIAPLMADVERMANELAAGKAELDGIQAELDAILLTIPNLPDASVPVGASEDDNVEVRRWGTPRAFDFEIKDHVALGEISGGLDFEAAAKLSGARFAVLRGPIARLHRALAQFMINLHTGEHGYEEAYTPYMVQAPALQGTGQLPKFEEDLFKISREGEADFYLIPTAEVSLTNLVADQILDAKQLPIKYVAHTPCFRSEAGASGRDTRGMIRQHQFDKVEMVQVVEPSKSMEALEGLTANAERVLQLLELPYRVLALCTGDMGFGAVKTYDLEVWVPSQDKYREISSCSNCGDFQARRMQARWRNPETGKPELVHTLNGSGLAVGRTLVAVLENYQQADGSIRVPDVLKPYMGGVEVIR is encoded by the coding sequence ATGCTCGATTCCAAACTGTTACGCGGCCAACTTCAGGAAGTGGCGGATCGCCTGGCCTCCCGTGGCTTCAGCCTGGATGTCGCGCGCATCGAATCACTGGAAGAACGCCGCAAGGCGGTGCAGACCCGCACCGAGCAACTGCAGGCCGAGCGTAACGCCCGTTCCAAGTCCATCGGCCAGGCCAAGGCCAAGGGCGAGGACATCGCACCGCTGATGGCGGATGTCGAGCGCATGGCCAACGAGCTGGCCGCCGGCAAGGCCGAGCTGGACGGCATCCAGGCCGAGCTGGACGCGATCCTGCTGACCATCCCCAACCTGCCGGACGCCAGCGTGCCGGTCGGTGCCAGTGAAGACGACAACGTCGAAGTGCGTCGCTGGGGCACCCCGAGAGCTTTCGATTTCGAGATCAAGGACCATGTGGCCCTGGGCGAGATCAGCGGTGGCCTGGACTTCGAAGCCGCGGCCAAGCTGTCCGGCGCCCGCTTCGCCGTGCTGCGCGGCCCGATCGCCCGCCTGCACCGCGCCCTGGCGCAGTTCATGATCAACCTGCACACCGGCGAGCACGGCTACGAAGAGGCTTACACCCCGTACATGGTGCAGGCACCGGCCCTGCAGGGCACCGGCCAGTTGCCGAAGTTCGAGGAAGACCTGTTCAAGATCAGCCGCGAAGGCGAGGCCGACTTCTACCTGATCCCGACCGCCGAGGTGTCGCTGACCAACCTGGTCGCCGACCAGATCCTCGACGCCAAGCAGCTGCCGATCAAGTACGTTGCCCACACCCCTTGCTTCCGCAGCGAGGCCGGTGCCTCGGGCCGCGATACCCGCGGCATGATCCGCCAGCACCAGTTCGACAAGGTCGAGATGGTCCAGGTGGTCGAGCCGTCCAAGTCCATGGAAGCCCTGGAAGGTCTGACCGCCAACGCCGAGCGCGTGCTCCAGCTGCTGGAGCTGCCATACCGCGTGCTGGCGCTGTGCACCGGCGATATGGGCTTCGGCGCGGTGAAGACCTACGACCTGGAAGTCTGGGTGCCGAGCCAGGACAAATACCGCGAGATCAGCTCCTGCTCCAACTGCGGCGACTTCCAGGCCCGCCGCATGCAGGCCCGCTGGCGCAACCCGGAAACCGGCAAGCCGGAACTGGTGCACACCCTGAACGGTTCCGGCCTGGCCGTGGGCCGTACCCTGGTGGCGGTGCTGGAGAACTACCAGCAGGCCGACGGCTCGATCCGTGTGCCGGACGTACTCAAGCCCTACATGGGCGGTGTCGAGGTCATCCGCTAA